The Hyphomicrobiales bacterium genome has a window encoding:
- a CDS encoding 3-ketoacyl-CoA thiolase, with the protein MAEAFIYDHVRTPRGKGKADGSLHEVTAIELGTQALRAIKDRNGLDPLLVEDVVMGCVDPVGEAAADIARTVALKAGYGKEVPGVQINRFCASGLDAVNLAAAQVMSGQKDMAIGGGVESMSRVGMGASGFGIAVDPSVAIDTYFMPQGISADLIATKYGFSRDDVDAFAVRSHQRAAQAWKEGRFKRSVIPVTDVNGLVILDHDETIRPGTDMQTLAALKPSFVQMGEMGGFDAVATAAHPDVEFVNHVHHAGNSSGIVDGAAAVLVGSKKAGRAAGLKPRARIKAFATVGSDLALMLTGPVDVTELVLKKAGMSKKDIDLFELNEAFSSVVLRYQQALDIDDAILNVNGGAIAMGHPLGATGAMVLGTVLDELERQDKQTALVTLCVAVGMGVATIIERV; encoded by the coding sequence ATGGCAGAAGCATTCATCTACGACCACGTCCGCACGCCGCGCGGCAAGGGCAAGGCGGACGGCTCGCTCCACGAAGTCACGGCGATCGAGCTCGGCACGCAGGCGCTCCGCGCCATCAAGGACCGCAACGGTCTCGATCCGCTCCTCGTCGAGGACGTGGTGATGGGCTGCGTCGACCCGGTCGGCGAGGCCGCCGCCGACATCGCCCGCACCGTCGCGCTCAAGGCCGGCTACGGCAAGGAAGTGCCGGGCGTGCAGATCAACCGCTTCTGCGCCTCGGGCCTCGATGCGGTGAACCTCGCCGCGGCCCAGGTCATGTCCGGCCAGAAGGACATGGCGATCGGCGGCGGCGTCGAGTCGATGTCGCGTGTCGGCATGGGTGCTTCCGGCTTCGGCATCGCCGTCGATCCCAGCGTCGCCATCGACACCTATTTCATGCCGCAGGGCATCTCGGCCGACCTGATCGCCACCAAGTACGGCTTCTCGCGCGACGACGTCGACGCCTTTGCCGTCCGCTCGCACCAGCGCGCCGCCCAGGCCTGGAAGGAAGGGCGCTTCAAGCGCTCGGTGATCCCGGTCACGGACGTCAACGGCCTCGTCATCCTCGATCATGACGAGACCATCCGTCCCGGCACCGACATGCAGACGCTGGCCGCGCTGAAGCCCTCTTTCGTCCAGATGGGCGAGATGGGCGGCTTCGATGCGGTCGCCACCGCCGCGCATCCCGATGTCGAGTTCGTCAATCACGTCCATCACGCCGGCAACTCGTCCGGCATCGTCGACGGCGCGGCCGCCGTGCTCGTCGGCTCGAAGAAGGCGGGTCGTGCCGCCGGCCTGAAGCCGCGGGCCCGCATCAAGGCCTTCGCCACGGTCGGCTCCGACCTCGCGCTGATGCTGACCGGCCCGGTCGACGTCACCGAGCTCGTGCTGAAGAAGGCCGGCATGTCGAAGAAGGATATCGACCTCTTCGAGCTGAACGAGGCCTTCTCCTCGGTGGTGCTGCGCTACCAGCAGGCGCTCGACATCGACGACGCCATCCTGAACGTCAATGGCGGCGCCATCGCGATGGGCCACCCGCTCGGCGCGACCGGCGCGATGGTGCTGGGCACCGTCCTCGACGAGCTGGAGCGGCAGGACAAGCAGACCGCTCTGGTGACGCTCTGCGTCGCCGTGGGCATGGGCGTCGCCACCATCATCGAGCGGGTGTGA